Below is a genomic region from Cydia amplana chromosome 27, ilCydAmpl1.1, whole genome shotgun sequence.
cagtaaccgaagtaccgattttttatgcaggtggttgtggcggtttactaatgaatgggccaaaaacgtttcccaaagtatcacatcccaaactatgtttcccaaattatcatttcccaaaaaaatgtttggcaaaacaacttatcgcaatttttcagttagcaatagtcttttttggcaagttattgtttagcaaataattacttggtcaattttcattttaccaagtattatttagtcaaatgtatcattaagcataacttacatgtcccaaaatattacatggcatacaatttacataccaatagagggcctgcagtatttttatttttgctttcatttgaaatactttatcccgaccttggtttttttttatcattttggttttttatgttttacgcaaacggatggaatttaataaaaatataattcctgacctgttaaattgatttttttttcaatcccaATCCACGTCTGTTACATCTTTTCTGACATAATCTGGCagcttataattatacaaacatgGATAAGTTTCCACctcctgaacaaaattaataataaaagtttgttCCGCCGTCGTTTTGTGTACGGCGCGTATACGACTCGAGTCGCGTGCGACCAGACTACTGTCTTAGTAGCGTGCGATTGATATCAAACGTGTCGTCGACGCGTCTCGTCGACGCGACGCGGCTACTTACAAACGACGCGTAGGACACGCGTACGAAACACAAATCGCTTGAGAGTagcctcgtgagagaagggcctaagaatggagaaagctactgattttgagtagtaaatattatataaattcaaaattctaacagaacgaatttaggttcaaatttaaatagagatgcctatttgccaaatttgcgaagtgacaatttgagcaaacatctttttggaatataatattagccaataaaaaacgtttgctaaataagtttttgtcctaataacatttgacaaagtaaaatcatgccaaatgataatttgaccaaataagttatatgcgaagtgtaactttgctaaaggtttctttgggaaatgaaactattgcgataagtttgttgggaagtgaaatttggcgaaatgtatttgggccaaacggaagtacaccggttgtggcacgtggcacgagcggttttacttaacaatagacaataggattagccttcgggctctattagaaagctacaaactataccatatcgccggatgatatcggcctgtcagttgttcggaactgtcaactttttgttctaactgacaggccgatatcgcccggcggactgttaatcagtggggtCGTGTCTTGTCGGGACGCACGAAGGTTAATCTTGGGTCGTAGTCGCGTCTTTTGACGTGTTCGGCGGTCGAAGGGTTAACCATCGTCGCCGAACAGTGATAGAGGGTCCACGAAGACCGGCTCCGCTGCTTTCGGCTCCTTCACAGGGAGGGCGACACGTACATCCGGTTtgatttctgaaaaaaaaaactcacgtAAACAATCTTTTCAAAGTAAGAGCAGTAttttcttataatttataaatttacctTTCTGTAAAATGACAGATCGGTTGGACAAACTGAGGCAATTGAAACGTCATTTTAGTATAATAAGgattatttttcatattttttggacttactaatttaaaatatctgggagacagagCTATGCCCGgagaacatataaaaactcaaaaatgcgcgttttcccagagataagacctagctagatcaatttttcgcccccgaaaacccccatatagcaaatttcatcgaaatcgttagagccgtttccgggatccccgaaatatacctatacaagaattgctcgtttaaagataaGATTAAACTTACCTTTAACAGGTTTGGTCCCAAaaagatcatcatcatcaccgtCATCTCCAAAAAGACTCTTATTCTTTTTACTtatcaatttccttttacttttAAACAAATCGTCTTCATCGCTCAAATCATCAAGTATTGATTTTTTTGCTTTTTCTACGTTTTCTTTTACTCTCTCTACTATTGGTTCTTTTACAACTTTACTTTCCTGTATTTCTTCAATATTTTTGTCTATTGATTTCGCTGGGAAATCGTCAAATATATTATGTGTGTCTCTTACTTCTGCTTTATTTTCTTTGACATTGTCTTTCGTTTTATTGTAAACTTTGCCCAAAGTGCCAATacctttattttgaaacaaatcTTCATCTGAGCTGATAGTTTTTAACTCTGGtttagttattttagtttttgcTGTAAATAAATCGTCATCTTCATCTGAATTCGAAAACAGACTAGGTTCTTTCACTTTTTGAATATCAGTTCGAGTTATTTGAGCACTTTTAAACAGTTTTTCTTCAGATTCAGTCTCATTGGTTGTGTTTACTGATGATTTTTTAATGGTCGGTCTAAATAAATCATCGTCATCTGAAtctaaaaatgatttatttcttAACTTATTACTGACACTTTCCCTCTTAATTTCATCAACTGCCGTAGCTACATTATCATTAAATTCTGCTTTCTCTTCATGTAGAgcaactttatttactttatctacttcatcatttgaaatatcttccgTATTCATTGATTTACTAAACATATCATCAATTTCATTAGAATCAAACGAAGATTTCTTTCCAACAGTAGGTTGTGCAACAGATTTACTGTCGTTTATTCTAACATTATCTTTCACACTTTTCTTTTctggttttttaaataattcctCATCGGAATCAACTATGTTCAAATGTTTCTTTGTAGGTTCTATACCTTTATCATCAGTTTTTGTAGAGCcaaaaatatcatcatcatttaaaatatacacTGTTTTAACAACTTTTTCTTTGACTTCATCCTTAGTACTATTGTCATTAGAGCTATCAAAACTAGAATCTGTAAAATCGATGGCAGATTTCCTGGCAGCTTCTTTCCTAGCCCTTCTAGTCGATGGTCGTCTTTTTACTTGTATTTTAGCTCTTTCCTTTGATATTTTGTTATCTAATATTTCTGGATCATCCAAACTGATGGATTTTACCATTTTGGGTTCgattttatcagttttatatAATTCTTCATTACTTGCTGTGTGTTCTTGCTTAACTTGGACATTTTCAATTTGTTTCTTTTTAGGAGAAGCTCCTGGTAAGAGcgagtttacatttatgttgATATTCATAGGTTTAAGTTTACCGACTTTTTTGGGTTCTTGAGATGTATTATCTGTTGTGTCTTGAGCGTCGCGGCTTTGTACATTATCGCTTTCTTCAGCTGATTTACTAAAATTTTCAGTCTCAAGCGGTTTAGCTGGAACACTGTCAGTTCTATCTATCATTGAAGGTAATTTTTCCGTTTTTAGAGGTTCTTTTACTTCTTCCTTTTTACTTGATTTTTGAGTAAAATCGATATCTATAGCAGGCGGTTCATCATTAAAAATGCCAAATCTTTCCTCGCCAGGACTAAAATCGGGAGTTTCGTCGGTAATAACATCATTTTTCTTGAAAAATAGGGCTTCATCATCAGAATCGTCATCAAAGAGCGCGTTGACGTTTTTAGACTTTTTAGGTTCCTTCGGTTTTTCGAAAACTGGCGGTACATCAtcaaaaatatcagaaaatatgtCATCTTTGTCAGGACTTGATGTTGGTGGTTCAGTCGATGTTTGTTTAGCATTTTCGGTGTTAGGGCTTTTCGGTTTACTTCGAAACAAATCATAATCATAGTCGTTAAAAGTATCTGGCACTTTCTCTGGTATGTTTTCCTCATCCGCTGCTATTCTTGTAGTTCTCAAAATATTTTCACTAAAATGTGGCTGCTGTGCTTTACTAAACAAGTCATCATTGATTTGGACCCCGCTTCCTGTATTTTCAGAATCTTGTTTGATATCGGCAGAATCATCattatttttgacagttgaTTCCATTATATCTTCATCATCAAAACCATCGTGGCTAGATTCTGGCGTTGATTCTCGTGTTGATTCTTTCTGAGGTATATCATTGTCAATATCGTTGTTTATACTATCTGTCACTGTTGGCTGCACTGaaggtatatttatttcttgAGTACTTTTAACTTCACTGCGCTCAACATTTACTGAATTAATTATATCGGGTTTATCTGATTGTTTATCAGTAGCTTCTGTAAATAACTGATCATCCATATTTGCAACAACAGTAGTTTTTGGACGGGTTTGCGGTGGTTTTgattcttttacatttttcGTATCTTTGAACAGCTCATCATCGGAATCAAACAAGGCCTTTTTACTAACTTCAGTCATTTTACCAATATTTTTAGCAAATTTCGGtttggtacttttggtaaataatccgtcatcatcatcaccaggCAAATTATCTTTTAGTTTATTTACAGCTGGTTTACTCTCTTTATCTATTTTGCTTTTAACATCTTTAGGAATATTCGTAAATAATCCGTCATCACTGTCTGAATCAAAAAtgctttttgtttgttttatttcctTGACAAGCTTATTTTCCTTTTTAGTATCACCTTTTTCAATATTAGTAACACCAGATAAAGTAGTCGGCTTAGCACCAAATATGGGTTTTTCATTTACCACATTATCTTTTTCACTATCTTTTTTAACCGTTGACACTTCAGcaaataaatcatcatcatcactgaaCAATGACTTATCATTCTTAACAGTTGGTTTGACCTGTACCACAATATCACTAGAGAATATATCATCTATATCATCAAATATATCACTAAATATATCCTTTTTGGCTTCTTTTGGACGATCCACTTCTTTTTGCACTGGTTTTGGTGTAACCGCTTCAGAATTGATattctttttatttaatttctcagATTTAGCAAATAGATCATCGAATATATCTCTCTCTTTCTTTTCTTTGACTTCTTGAACAGGTTCTTTGACTTCCTCAGTGTTACTTTCATCACCGGATGTCGATGATTTCCGCCGGTTCCGTTTCAAGATGGCCGCCCCTATGCTTTCAGCGTGCTTGTTTGTGCCGAACAAGGATATGCCACC
It encodes:
- the LOC134660444 gene encoding WASH complex subunit 2-like, coding for MERTAALRGAAPRWSLAGDQQLLDLLQDIHQRIISKCNETNKRLEEMSRGLRDASVNLQNVNNKFLALSNTQFVESRVYEDDADVAPPAVEKVPPKPKDLASDLTKLKESLQILETYHEPLLIVRDSDSDSDSDENDDRLVLKPKDLYADRPLPYIIGSQAWKSKWHAGLVPDESDSDSSTSRVQEVEQYSESEEERPVEHYMPDRTMSTSTLSLQSEAPVSVSPARPSPAAVAADLARRLGGDIKIPEREPVYTQPETVPRKLYKPQEPLATTIFPDEPPPLDDQSSDDDIFAELHKTQPKPHSNRVDDLFDFSNKPSGLEEALFGTPKVQTSENTDKPRFPEDSEPEIPETPKTVIIEPSEDTIKKPVGGISLFGTNKHAESIGAAILKRNRRKSSTSGDESNTEEVKEPVQEVKEKKERDIFDDLFAKSEKLNKKNINSEAVTPKPVQKEVDRPKEAKKDIFSDIFDDIDDIFSSDIVVQVKPTVKNDKSLFSDDDDLFAEVSTVKKDSEKDNVVNEKPIFGAKPTTLSGVTNIEKGDTKKENKLVKEIKQTKSIFDSDSDDGLFTNIPKDVKSKIDKESKPAVNKLKDNLPGDDDDGLFTKSTKPKFAKNIGKMTEVSKKALFDSDDELFKDTKNVKESKPPQTRPKTTVVANMDDQLFTEATDKQSDKPDIINSVNVERSEVKSTQEINIPSVQPTVTDSINNDIDNDIPQKESTRESTPESSHDGFDDEDIMESTVKNNDDSADIKQDSENTGSGVQINDDLFSKAQQPHFSENILRTTRIAADEENIPEKVPDTFNDYDYDLFRSKPKSPNTENAKQTSTEPPTSSPDKDDIFSDIFDDVPPVFEKPKEPKKSKNVNALFDDDSDDEALFFKKNDVITDETPDFSPGEERFGIFNDEPPAIDIDFTQKSSKKEEVKEPLKTEKLPSMIDRTDSVPAKPLETENFSKSAEESDNVQSRDAQDTTDNTSQEPKKVGKLKPMNININVNSLLPGASPKKKQIENVQVKQEHTASNEELYKTDKIEPKMVKSISLDDPEILDNKISKERAKIQVKRRPSTRRARKEAARKSAIDFTDSSFDSSNDNSTKDEVKEKVVKTVYILNDDDIFGSTKTDDKGIEPTKKHLNIVDSDEELFKKPEKKSVKDNVRINDSKSVAQPTVGKKSSFDSNEIDDMFSKSMNTEDISNDEVDKVNKVALHEEKAEFNDNVATAVDEIKRESVSNKLRNKSFLDSDDDDLFRPTIKKSSVNTTNETESEEKLFKSAQITRTDIQKVKEPSLFSNSDEDDDLFTAKTKITKPELKTISSDEDLFQNKGIGTLGKVYNKTKDNVKENKAEVRDTHNIFDDFPAKSIDKNIEEIQESKVVKEPIVERVKENVEKAKKSILDDLSDEDDLFKSKRKLISKKNKSLFGDDGDDDDLFGTKPVKEIKPDVRVALPVKEPKAAEPVFVDPLSLFGDDG